The proteins below come from a single Notamacropus eugenii isolate mMacEug1 chromosome 7, mMacEug1.pri_v2, whole genome shotgun sequence genomic window:
- the NOP10 gene encoding H/ACA ribonucleoprotein complex subunit 3, producing the protein MFLQYYLNEQGDRVYTLKKTDPAGQQTCSAHPARFSPDDKYSRHRITIKKRFKVLMTQQARLVL; encoded by the exons ATGTTTCTGCAGTATTACCTCAACGAGCAAGGGGATCGGGTCTACACCCTAAAG AAAACAGACCCTGCAGGACAACAGACCTGTTCAGCGCACCCAGCCAGATTCTCCCCAGATGACAAGTACTCCAGACACCGTATCACCATCAAGAAGAGATTCAAGGTTCTCATGACCCAGCAAGCACGATTGGTCCTCTGA